DNA from Gracilinanus agilis isolate LMUSP501 chromosome 3, AgileGrace, whole genome shotgun sequence:
tgaaattaggaATCACTACAAAAAGTATGTTGTAACAAAGGAGTATGGCCTGATATAAGCTAACCATAACCCCCATTATCACAACCACTATATGCACCTTCTTGATGTCTCAAGCCTCAAACAGGAAAAAATTTAGTTTAATACCGgccctttaaaaatttattccccTCAAAAATGATGGTGTCTTCTAATAGCCCAGTTGCTAGGTAGAATGCAGCAACTAAAGCTCAGAAATTTTCAGTATGACCATTCTACTGTTACACAGGCTTTATCAGGCCCAACTCTTcctgtgataaaaaaaatcacttttcctGTCTTCAAATCTGTTCGATATAAGCAGATTCAATTCCTAGCCTTGCTCACCAACTACCATAGTCACCTATCTAATTACCCTTTTACAGTGGAAAATGAGATACACATTTTCACATATGATCAGTGTgtcaatttgttttgtttgattataaTTCCTTTTATAAAAGACAGACTTTATTTGTTGGCATTGTTTCGTTGGTGCAGGATTGTAGAGAAACATCAGGaggtagaaataattaatttaaaggaaagaaaaacaagattatacagaaaatatttttaaactagaCAGAAGATAGCAGAGGGAAGTTCATAATGGGACACAAACAAGAGAGCATTGCTTCTAcggtattaaattaaatttatatttttatttttaaattacattccATACTTGGCAAAAATCCataatttcatatttgtattcatttctttctctcccaacCCCTCCTCCAAAGCATCCTTGCCAATTGTCATGCTGCTTACATACTATTTTTCTCCCTGTACTGGAACCATTAACTCAAAACAAAATGATTTGTCATTGTTTACCAATGGAGTGTGTCTATTTAGTCTGCTCCCTTATGACCTTATTACCATTCCTGTAATTTTCCAGACCAAAATGTCCTTCCCTAGCTATTGCAATGTAGACTTCTGtcattgttttaatatttatgtaCCCAGTGTTTaggacagtgcttggcacatagtaatgacttaataagtgcttttttattcattcattcattcattcattcaaattcaatcctcattttctagtcttcattgcatataaaaatatttatgtttgttGATGTGAAATTcataacaagaaaagaaaaaaacatacatttttaaacccttaccttcttgcctttgaatcaatactgtgtattggcagaagagtggttagggctaggcaatgagggttaagtgacttgcccagagtcacacaactaggaaatgtctgaggccagatttgaacctaggaccttgcatctctaggcttggttctcaatccactgaaccacccagctgcccccccccccaatttatttttaatgtagacCTTCTTTGATTGGTTGTCTGCATCTTTAAAAATAGTAAGACCCAGCTGTTCTTAAGCTCTTTTTTTAGCCATCTTTTTGGTTTCACTCTTCCCAGACTCTTAACTACTATTCTTAGAATAGATGTCATGAACTGAACTGGTTAAAGGGAAGGTCTTGCTTCTCTCTTTTACCCTATCTCAGAGAAATAAGTCTAGGGGTATTTGTTTCTATTCTGTGTTGTTGCAGAAACTGGAATGCAAATTATCCCAATGAGGCCCATTAGTGCCAGTTACTGATATGATGACAAAGTGATAGGATGCATCATAGAGCTTCTGCAACATAGAGCTTCATCTGAACAGTTTATTTTGCCTTCTAAACCTACCTTcattaaatgacttctctatCCTATCCAGactttaaatatcttctcctAAAGCAAAGAGCAATTCAAAGTTGCTCCTGAAATCTTTCTTGTAGAGATATCAAGAAACTTGAACAAATAAGATGTAAGAGAAGGGATGAGCTCTGAGAGGttaaggcaggggttggcaacgtatggctctttctgcaggagccataaagtcaattttttttttcaggcgctatttattacaggagcggcactgtgagcactgtatggctctcacgaaattacattttaaaaaatgtggcgtttatggctctcacggccaaaaaggttgccaacccctgggttAAGGGATACAGTAAAGAGAGCATCTTTTAAGCCTTTTATTGCCCTGTTTCCTTTCTTGTATCTTTAATTCTTGCCAAATTGGATTAAGCACCATTCCTTAAACATGTCTTCACATTTGCTCATATGATTCATTAACATGGAACACTCTTTACCTGTTGAATTCCTGCattccttcaaagctcaagtCTGTTTTTATACTAAGATAAAATATGGAGGCTAGTGGAGGAGGGATGCTGAATGAAATCTTTAGGGATTAGCCTTCCTCAGTGTTAATTCTTTAGACTGCCATCTGGTTGAGCTTCTTGTTCTCTTTATTTGGGTTTAATCCTTTATCTCCTTGGTCACATGACCTAGACATCCCCTTACATCAGAGGTCTTTAACATTTTTGTGCTATGTACCACTTTGCTCATCAGATGATGCATCTATGaattccttctcagaatgttttaaatgaataaaataagtaCCAGAGATTAATTCTATCACAGGGACCAGACGTTtttgtggagaggaggaaggaaaccaGGTCTCTCTATCTTAGCAAGGCTGGAAATGAAGTGCCTGCTTAGAGGTCCAATCTTACTGTTGATTAGCATGAAAGTTTCGGTGCCAGACTTTCTGAGATCAGTTTATCAGCTTTAATGTTATTATAGCTCAGAACTCCAAATCTCAAGCAATTCACCTGCCTCAGCCTCCCTAAAAACCTGCATTTACAGGTATGTACCTAAGGAAGACAGTAATTTGATAAATATACTGATTTCTATATCCATCTCCAAGAGAATAGTACTTGAGAAATAccttctaaaccagtggttcctaGAAGCTGTTCTGCCTTAGGGAAATGAGAATTGGGGAACATTTGTGGATAAGAGGCCCCTTGGGAGCTAAATCGCATTTTCTCCTATTAGCATAGTCATGATGTCATGATGGTTAGTCTGGAAACtatggaaaagagagaggaattgTCTCAGTTTATCCTGTTTTTCAGCATTATAATTTGCTTAAATAAGATGACATTAGTACTCTGATTTCATTGTAATTTTTGAGCTGCGAGTctcaattaatattttcttcatctgacacATTCTATtattatgcatttattaattatttacttttatgtTTACATACTATATTCAAATTGCATTTCTAGGTTCTGGGGACACAATGACAGAGATGAAAAACAATTCTTATCCTCAAGGACATTATAAGAGTATTTGAATTGGAGACAaatgacctggtttcaaattctggctctgctacttaccaCCAGCATGCCCCTGAACAAGCCATGGTTCAGAGacatctgtgcctcagtttcctcatctgtaaaatcagaggcTTTGAGTATATAATCTTTAGGAAGTAACTCTTAACTCCCATAAACCTAGTTCAGCATTTGAAATATAATCATAAGATCATTGACATAGATCTCAAAAAGACTTCAGAGATCAGTGATTTTTGTGGTCTCATTGTACAGATATAGAAACAGAGGGCCTagataaggttaagtgactagcccaaggtcacataactagtatttGAGATAGAACTTTATTCCAGGTGTTGTTCTCCTCTCACTCTGCCTCAAAGTCACATTGCATGTTGCCTAGTTTGTGTGCCTTCATTTCTACTCCTCTCCTATGTGTCAGAAATTGCTATTGGCCTTTTGACATCTAACAAATTCTCCCATACACACTGTATAAAAGCCAATTTTCTGATACAATACTGCAAAATtgtgaacaacaaaaacaaacaaacaaacaaataaataatgaacaaataaataaataaaaaataaaagtcttttattgtttcttaccaattcaagtctttctcaaaaataaaattaatcaatcactcaaataacatatatattatgtactaAGCCCATTGCATAAGATTAtaaatgatatctaaaaaatCTAGGATAAGCCTAGACATCTAATAATTACTATTCAATTCTTTACTAAACTAAAATTTGTATTGAATCAGAATCCTTTTTTTGTCTAGATTCTATTGTATAAAAAAAGCAAATGGCAATAAGATcaacaaattcaaaatatttagcACATCTGAGTAGAAACCACCAAAATTCCTATTAAACAATTATCTGAATAGATGCTATTGCAGTCCAAAGAATTTTTACCAAAAGCAAAATTTGTAAAATGGCTTTTCAAAAAAGACCAAGCACTAGTCTCTTTCAAAGAGTAGTTTCTTGAACTAATTCCTCCTCCTTTAAAGCTACCTTTGTATTAGCACATACATAGAGCGTATCAGCACATTTTGCTAATGTATCTGTTGATGTGGAGGAAGCTATGGAGCCTGTCTCCAGGAGATTCGAGATAACATGttatgaaaagtgttttggagAAACTTTGGAGTGTCAGGAGAAAAGCTGTAACTGATTCTGGTTTGCTGATCCTTCAGCAGACAGTAGAAGTTTTGACTGGCTGCAGTTGTGGAACTGGAACTATGAGTACCTTTTTAAAAGACCTTGGCCATCTCTCTTAGTGAACATCTATTCTTGGTTTAACTGCTTTGCTGCCAGTGTCCACTGATAGACAATTCTGTAAGGCGAAAGGTCTTAGGCCCTCTTCCTCCAGGTCAAATGTGGTCCTTTGAAAACAGACCTTGGTCCTTTCACTTGGcatttattcttccattttggGTAGAGCAATTAAAAGCTACAATCTTGTGAATTTCTAAAAATTTCTTCTAGGTGTTCTAGCATTCTAGAATTGAATCTATGCTATGTTATGTAGCTAGCCCTGATTTGGTACCCAGAAGAGTGAAAAGTGTCCTTTTGGATCCAGACCaataagatagaaaacaatgacaAATTTGGCATTGATGCAACATTTGGACCTGAAATTGTTGGGACTGGTATTTCATAAGAATTAAGTCTGGGCCCACCTTCCCCAGAGAATGAGGTGGTATAGGAAATAGTATGCTCCTGAGATGGTGGTactatatctttgaagtaaatattccttgataaaaattaattgattttgatTAAACAGAACTTCAGTGCCAGTCACTGGTAGGGGAAAGGATGGGGAGACACACTCAGAATCGGGGTTTGAGTAAGTggcatttaaagaagaaaaacttcAATGTCCCAGGGTAAAGGTGAAAAAAATATAATGGCCTGGGATCTAGAAAAGTGACCCCAGAGAGTATTACTACATGCTTAATTTACTCTTTAagtacatgcatgtgtgtgtgtgtgtgtgtatacatatcaagaggacctaaattcaaatctggcctcagacacttcctagttatgtgaccctgggaaagtcatcaTTTAATCCCAATGGCTAGATCTTACCAGTCTTCTGatttaaaaccaatacttagtaacaattctaagacagaaagaaaaggattattttaaaaaataaagtaaaattatcCACGAGTAGCATAACTCCACATACATTGAGTCACTCCACATTTTACTTAGTGCTATTCCCAGTACAGATAAGACTAAAATTAGGACTAAGAAGGCCTTGGAAGAAGAGTTCATGAAACTTCCCTGATGCTCATAAGGTAGAAGTTGTCTCTCTGCTttgataaaacatagataatactTTGAATCTCCTACTTTACTttcacattttatattatattatgattattTGTATAGACCTTTATTTCTTTACTCAACTATAACTTGCATAAggtcaggaaacatttattattataagaTCCAAAATCACTTTCTTAGCTTGTCTGTGCCCTCTTCAATCCCTGCTCCACACAATAatcataatgtttttattttctccctaaaACATGAATGACAATGTCATTCCGCTACTCAATGCATTTCAGGTGctgatttttagaatcaaatgaaAACTTTTTGTGTTATTTAAATTCCTTTACAACTTGGTTCCAATCCATCTCTCCAGGCTTATTATACATTACTCCCTTTCATACATTTTATAGCCTAGACAAACAGGTCTGGCTATTCCTTGAACATAGTATTTGCCCATCTATACTTTTGCACAGGCCTTCTATAATGCTTCTTATCACCTCCTTATCTCTCCATGGcttaaaaaccttactttccttcaaagcttagttcAAAGTCTGCTTTTTATATAAAGACTTTTCTGATCTCAATAGCTCATCCTCATAGATACTAGTACCCTCCTCACTCCCAAATTACATGTCTTGATTTTGTATATTCTTAAGCATATAACAAACATGTTGCCTCTCTgagcagaatgtaaactccttgagggcagggataatttcaatttttaattggTATTCTCcgtcttcccctcttccctccagtGCCTAAGTTTGCTGAGGTGAAAGGGATGAACAGCCAGAGATTTCCACTGGcatgtttttaatattaaaaaaaaaaatgaaggaaagtgtGTTGAGTGGATTCTTATAGGCTAAGGCGAAACTTATAGGATAATGTGGACAAGAATTGCACAGGAGGGATAGACATGGATGGTTGTAGTCTATATTGTTGGGAAGATATCACTAACCCATTTAAATAGCTTGAGTATACCCCCAACAAAGAGTGTCTGATACTTCATAAGCATTTAATCAATTCTCATTGACTGATAATCCTCTCAATATCTAGATAATGTCTTATATTCAGTAATCAACAAATACTTTTCTAATAATTTTGTTAAAACAATGAATGAGTCTATATAATACTTCTTCCTTGCAGAAGACTAATACACAATGACTTTTCTTGAAAAAACAATATGAGAAAATATATCTTTGACCAAACAGGACAAGATCAGAGTGAggacacaaaaaagaaaggaaaatccaaTCAGATGCTCTTGATATGTTGCCAAATTGTATAAGGAAAAACTAGTGGCCCAGTTAGTACTTCTGTAGCTTTCACCCCTATACCATGGCTGTCATATTCTAagaatgctgttttttttttttccctaaggttTGTTCCAGGATAATAAGGTTATAAAAGTATCCATATCTTAGATgttagaggtagaaaaaaaaagtagaaatgatgggAAAAACTTGTGCCTTTTACCACTTTATTCTGAGAGAAAACCcagaaaggacaaaatgacagaAGAGCATCTGAAAAGACAATTGTGAGAAATAGACTTGGTCCATTAGTTACATCTCTACAATAATTCCAGACCTGTATAATACCTTTTTCAGGGCTTTCTTTACTTCCTTATTCCTCAAAGAATAGATTAAGGAGTTCAGCATAGGGGAGACAAGGTTATTCAGTATTTGAACCACAGCACCAAGCAAGGGGTTAGGTGTGGACTGCATGTAGATAATGATAACTGGTCCATAGGCACATAGGATTGCAGTGAGGTGGGCACTACAGGTGGAGAAAGCTTTACTCCTGCCTTCAGCTGAACGGATTCTCAAAATGGCTATCCCAATGCGAGTATAGGACACAAGAATAGTGAAAAATAATGTTAAAGCCAAAAGACCAACATTAGTGAAACCCACTCTCTGGGCTAGGGAACTATCAGCACAGGCCAGGGGGATGACAGCAGGAATATCACAAAAGTAATAGTCCACTTCATTTGGGCCACAATAGGGTAATGAAAAAGTGAATGCAGTCAAGATGGTAGCATCAATACAGCCCACCATACAGGCAGCCATAACTAGGATCACACAAAGTCTAGAATTCATAATGACCATATATCTCAATGGGTGACAAATGGCAACAAAACGGTCATAAGCCATTACAGAATATAAAACACCCTCAGTACACCCCAAGAAATGGTAGAAGAAGAGCTGGGAGGCACAGCCTCTATAAGAGATAGCTTGACTTTGCCCAGAGAGGTACAATAGCATTTTTGGAGAGGTCACTGAAGGGAAAAATATgtcaaaaatagacaaaaatccCAAGAAGAAATACATGGGTGTGTGAAGGTTAGAGGAAGACAGGATGGCCATAAGAATGAGTGAGTTCCCTACCAGGGTAAAGAGGTAGATGAAGAAGAATATGACAAAGAACATTGTCTCCAAACCCTCAGTGTGAGGGATTCCCAGCAAGGTAAATTCAATCAGGCCTGTGTGGTTCTTCATCTTCATAAGAAAGTCAGTCCTGGAGGAAGACACTAAACCACAAAATATGAGTAAAGATGTCAGAGACTAAGAAGAGTTTAATGAGCATAATATTAATTCATGTGAAGTcaacaatttgtatttttagttAAAGACAACAGCTtaaagggacagctaggttgctcagagGATcaaaagtcaggcctagagatgggaggaggttgagggttcaaatctggcctcagacactttctatgtgatcctgagcaagtcacttaaccccattgcctagcccttgccactcttcttcctaggaaccaatatacagtactaattctcagatggaaggtaaggtaaaaaataataaagataacaaCTTAATCCAATAATTTATGATTCTGTCAAAAGTCATCAATAGAGTAGGAAATCAAATCTGCCCTCTTCCATTAAGAAGTAACACTCTCAGCTGTTTCTTCAGCTCTTATTTATCTAGCATGTTAGATAACATATTACAAAACACTTTGATCATAAACTTATTTAGAAACATAGTACACATATTTTTCTCTTAGCTTTATAGGATAttaagattcagagacctaaagtcACTTTGCTGAGTTCACTCAGCTGATTAGAGGTAAAACTGGCATGAACTCAGGGCCTTTGTATGAAAGTCTAGGGTTCTTTTCTTTATCCAATACTACCTTCCCTCAGtgaatgtaaaagaaaacaatatcttggagaaatttggggattatgacaaaatatttaaaagaaaataagtggGTAAGTGGATATCTATAATTGAATTGGCAACAATAATTTTCTCTTAAAAAGTAACAGGGCCACAGTTGACAAATAGACAAATCTAAGACAGCTTTCCTAAACTTCTATGAATAAAAACAATATGAAACAATAAAGATTTATTCAGTGCCTTCAACaaagtagaaaattattttattcaaaacttattcattaattaatattatagctaattattaattcaattaataagcatatatcaaatacctactatgtacttgACATTGTATATGTATTAGGTACTGACTATAGTATTTAGATAAGACATAGACTCTAAAGGTATTTATAGTTTATTAGGGAGATAAGAACTTAATCCAAACATCTCTGAAACCCAATAGTACCTGAAAGAGGAATTGTACATCAGGAGATATCTGTGAACTTTGAATAGTTGAAGTGCTAGGAGCCATCAAACCCATcctgtctgacatggtcacagAGTAGGATCAGAGCAGCCCTCAGGGAGGATGGAAAAACCCATTCATACTCCCCTGTGtcactcttctcttactaacactccttattattggaattattgtgatcaatatccctactcagccccagggaaatatagaagaacagtaaaggttgTTACTAAAGCCTCTATAGACTCCCAGGAAAACCCCACCCTTACATGTAatgatacagaaattcccctaaaggTCACTTCATAACAACCCAGCAGATAGTGAGTTAATGCTAAAGATTTTAAACTTCAACAAATCTGTACCTAGATTTTTTACTCTCATGCACAGGAGTTTGCATAATAACAAGCTAGGACTGTTTCCACACACATAAGaaggacaatggatgaaaaatagagtTGTTCCTTGAAAAGACTGGTATGTCCCACCCCAcctacctttgaaaaatattgaaagttactggagaatgaaaagttgttagtaacaaagttaatgtatggcttattcattatctccaagaaaagatgtatgttgaaaaatgaatttccatgccAACCATATGTGTAATCTTTAAAGTATGTAAAATAAACTCAGCCCAGGCCTGGTCAGAGCAGTTTTTCTGCTTTGCCTGGCAACAGGTTAAAGTGATAACtatctgtcattttccttctcatctcgCTGACACCTTCATCCTCCACCGGACCTCCAAGGTCCAAAGGACCCCTGGACCCCAGATTTAAaggaatgagaatgaatgaaatttctaaggaaaagatcataaaaggagaagaaaaatgagcTAAGAACAGAGGGAAAAAGCTAAAGACTATTAACAGCTCTTCAGGTAAATAAGAATGGTATCAAGTGGCacagaaatgaaaaattcatttggGGATCAATCATGAACACCTATAAAGGAGATTAAAAGATGAATAATTAAAGAGGACTCCAAGAATTAGGGGGTAGTATGGATAGGGGAaaggatatttattaagcacctattatttgGCAGGCACTGTACTTAGCTCTTTCCATGAGATCAGACTGAGAAAATCTAGGATTAGTAGAAATAACCTTTGCTAGATGTTGGGCAGCAACTGCATGTTCTTCAGaaatatattctttgaaaaatgatgcCCTTTTCTGAAATGTGATCTAAAAGAAGCCATCAAATATCCATGTCTACAATCTCTGCCTGAGGATTGCCCTGACAACACCATCAACAtgatttatttggaaaaattttcaaatatttcaagtaagaaattaaaaaggagaagtGAGGTTTCAGGGGTGAAAGCTATCAAAAGTATtgattaaatagaaattaaattattttggaggCTATATGTCTGTGGCATCGATTAGAATAGGCAAACTAGAAAAGGGACTTAAAGCTGTGGTCACAGATCACACGGAAATAGAGATAGACTTATTTGGACACTGGAATATTTTCTTAAGAGGTTTTAAATTTTGAGCACTCATTGACTTACACAGAGAGTAATATAAAGGATCAAATAATCAACTATTGAAATACAGTAGCAGCAACTTTAATAAAGGCAGATTTTGAAGTTATGCTTTAAGCAGGACTCTCTGAGCTAAGGGTCTTTCTTATCCAGACAGAGACAACTGGAAGAAAAGAGATATTCTGTAGCCTGGGAGGATTTAAATCTAGTCTTTTCTCTTtaccctctatactacttcacttggtgatctcatcccCTTCTCGCTGATTTAATTACTCTCTGTCTGCCAAAGCTTCTCAAATCTTCCTAACCTTCCCTAAACTTCTTTGTTGACCTCCAGTTTGGAGAAACAACTTatctttcagacatcttgaactgtaTGTCCTGtaggacttgaaccaaggtcttatGGCTCCAAAACTAGTGTTAAATCTTAAGCTCAGTGTgtccaaaaccaaactcattatcttttccccaaattctctACCACCTTCCCCTTTACTATAGAGGGCAAAGCCATCCTCTCAGtcccttgggttcaaattttaggagtcatcctcaactcctcactctcactcactcCCCATATCCAAGTTGTGAACAAAGCCTACCGAttctacctttgcaacatctctcaaatatgcttCCTTCTCTGCTCTGATTCTGCTACACTCTCTTGCAAGCCCTTATCACCTCTTACCTAGACTATTAATTATTGTAATAACATTCCAGTGAACCTGCCCACCTaaattctctccccactccaaagcatcctccattcagtcactgaaatgattttcctaaagctcaggtctgaccaGGCCATaatccctattcaataaattacagtggggggg
Protein-coding regions in this window:
- the LOC123239151 gene encoding olfactory receptor 148-like, which codes for MKMKNHTGLIEFTLLGIPHTEGLETMFFVIFFFIYLFTLVGNSLILMAILSSSNLHTPMYFFLGFLSIFDIFFPSVTSPKMLLYLSGQSQAISYRGCASQLFFYHFLGCTEGVLYSVMAYDRFVAICHPLRYMVIMNSRLCVILVMAACMVGCIDATILTAFTFSLPYCGPNEVDYYFCDIPAVIPLACADSSLAQRVGFTNVGLLALTLFFTILVSYTRIGIAILRIRSAEGRSKAFSTCSAHLTAILCAYGPVIIIYMQSTPNPLLGAVVQILNNLVSPMLNSLIYSLRNKEVKKALKKVLYRSGIIVEM